Proteins from a genomic interval of Lysobacter arenosi:
- a CDS encoding ABC transporter permease yields the protein MSRMKKWLGNLGVVLALIAGLVAWTMLPWYGVLAVLVALVLWLLLTRTGRLALEAAKIGIASLPQRWGPSAVIVVGIAGVVGVLVAMLAMGAGFEATLKQTGNDQTAIILRGGSQAETNSVITRDQVPLISSLAGIAKGPDGRPALSPELSQVVNMVTKADHTDANAQLRGVGEAAWTLRPQVKIIEGRKFNPGMRELVVGQGAKKQYVNLEVGKQLELANQVWTVVGVFASGDSHDSELWADADTLGATYRRNAFQSVTAKLDGKDGFKKLKAAMAADPRLKLDVDTTRHYYAKQSEGLSKFLKILGTIIGGIMAVGAVFGALNTMYAAVAGRAREIATMRAIGFRGLPVVVAVMLETMLLALLGGLVGGAIAWLIFNGYSVSTLGNNFSQVMFQFKVSPELLWNGLKWALGIGLVGGLFPALRAARLPVTEALRAA from the coding sequence ATGAGCCGCATGAAGAAATGGCTGGGCAATCTGGGTGTGGTGCTGGCGCTGATCGCGGGCCTGGTGGCCTGGACGATGCTGCCCTGGTACGGCGTGCTGGCGGTACTGGTGGCGCTGGTGCTGTGGCTGCTGCTGACGCGCACCGGTCGACTGGCGCTGGAGGCGGCGAAGATCGGCATTGCCAGCCTTCCGCAGCGCTGGGGTCCGTCGGCGGTGATCGTGGTCGGCATTGCCGGCGTGGTCGGCGTGCTGGTGGCGATGCTGGCGATGGGCGCCGGCTTCGAGGCCACGCTCAAGCAGACCGGCAACGACCAGACCGCGATCATCCTGCGCGGTGGTTCGCAGGCCGAGACCAACTCGGTGATCACCCGTGACCAGGTGCCGCTGATCAGCTCGCTGGCCGGCATCGCCAAGGGTCCCGATGGTCGCCCGGCGCTGTCGCCGGAGCTGTCGCAGGTGGTGAACATGGTGACCAAGGCCGACCACACCGATGCCAACGCGCAGCTGCGCGGTGTCGGCGAGGCGGCGTGGACGCTGCGTCCGCAGGTGAAGATCATCGAAGGCCGCAAGTTCAACCCCGGCATGCGTGAGCTGGTCGTCGGCCAGGGCGCGAAGAAGCAGTACGTCAACCTTGAGGTCGGCAAGCAGCTCGAACTCGCCAACCAGGTGTGGACGGTGGTCGGCGTGTTCGCCTCCGGCGACTCGCACGATTCGGAACTGTGGGCCGATGCCGACACGCTCGGCGCGACCTATCGCCGCAATGCGTTCCAGTCGGTGACCGCCAAGCTCGACGGCAAGGATGGCTTCAAGAAGCTCAAGGCCGCGATGGCCGCCGATCCGCGTCTGAAACTCGACGTCGATACCACGCGCCACTACTACGCCAAGCAGTCCGAGGGCCTGAGCAAGTTCCTCAAGATCCTCGGCACGATCATCGGCGGCATCATGGCGGTGGGCGCGGTGTTCGGCGCGTTGAACACCATGTACGCGGCGGTTGCCGGCCGTGCGCGCGAGATCGCGACGATGCGGGCGATTGGTTTCCGCGGCCTGCCGGTGGTGGTGGCGGTGATGCTGGAGACGATGCTGCTGGCGTTGCTGGGCGGCCTGGTCGGCGGCGCGATCGCGTGGCTGATCTTCAACGGCTACAGCGTGTCCACGCTGGGCAACAACTTCAGCCAGGTGATGTTCCAGTTCAAGGTCTCGCCGGAGCTGCTGTGGAACGGCCTGAAGTGGGCGCTGGGCATCGGCCTGGTCGGCGGCCTGTTCCCGGCACTGCGCGCGGCGCGGTTGCCGGTGACCGAAGCGTTGCGCGCTGCGTAA
- the rarD gene encoding EamA family transporter RarD — MSDHASVRGGLWVAAASFVLWGLMPLYWHLLKVVPSLQIVMHRIVWSALLVAAWLVWKQGRGWLRATMARPRAAWMLALSGTLIAFNWGLYVWAVNAGHVVESSLGYFINPLVSVLFGVVFLHERLNRVQWLSVALAATGVAWLTWQYGQPPWIAIGLALSFALYGLIRKLVAVDSVNGLGVESVYLFLPALLVLLWTETHGTGHFASGWGLGVDALLVFCGVLTALPLIGFAYAVRRVPLSVVGLMQYIAPTIQFLLGVLVFGEVFDRDRATGFIFIWVALAIFAIDGLLRARRATLAAAAA; from the coding sequence ATGAGCGACCACGCTTCCGTGCGCGGCGGCCTGTGGGTCGCCGCTGCCTCATTCGTCCTCTGGGGCCTGATGCCGCTGTACTGGCATCTGCTCAAAGTGGTGCCGTCGCTGCAGATCGTCATGCACCGCATTGTCTGGAGCGCGCTGCTGGTGGCAGCGTGGCTGGTCTGGAAGCAGGGCCGCGGCTGGTTGCGCGCGACCATGGCGCGACCGCGCGCGGCTTGGATGCTGGCGCTCAGCGGCACGCTGATCGCGTTCAACTGGGGCCTGTACGTTTGGGCGGTGAATGCCGGCCACGTCGTCGAGAGCAGCCTGGGCTACTTCATCAATCCGCTGGTCAGCGTGCTGTTCGGCGTGGTGTTCCTGCACGAGCGGCTCAACCGCGTGCAATGGCTGTCGGTGGCGCTGGCGGCGACGGGCGTGGCGTGGCTGACCTGGCAGTACGGCCAGCCGCCGTGGATCGCCATCGGCCTGGCGCTGTCGTTCGCGCTGTACGGACTGATCCGCAAGCTGGTCGCCGTCGATTCGGTCAACGGGCTGGGCGTGGAGAGCGTGTACCTGTTCCTGCCGGCGTTGCTGGTGCTGCTGTGGACCGAGACGCACGGCACCGGCCACTTCGCCAGCGGCTGGGGCCTGGGCGTCGATGCGCTGCTGGTCTTCTGCGGCGTGCTTACCGCGCTGCCACTGATCGGCTTCGCCTACGCGGTGCGGCGCGTGCCGTTGTCGGTGGTGGGCCTGATGCAGTACATCGCCCCGACCATCCAGTTCCTGCTCGGCGTGCTGGTCTTCGGCGAGGTATTCGACCGCGACCGCGCCACCGGCTTCATCTTCATCTGGGTCGCGCTGGCGATCTTCGCGATCGACGGGCTGCTGCGCGCGCGACGCGCAACGCTGGCGGCGGCAGCCGCCTGA
- the yedA gene encoding drug/metabolite exporter YedA, with protein sequence MSTAAPTAARAAPGGLAVAFALASVYILWGSTYLAIRFALESYPPFLLGAGRMFLAGAIMFAVLRWRGVPMPTGKQWRTLWVLSIWMVLLSNGLVNLAETEVGSGLAAIAVASMPLFAGVFAMLRGRHPSKIEWVGLIIGFLGVLWLNAGGELSSSTLGLVCLVIAPIAWAWGSIWSRDQDLPQPFMSAAGQMLTGSVWMLIAAVLHGERMTAMPSASATTALLYLVVAGSIFGFTAYIWLLHHVRPALATSYAYVNPPIAVLFGALIGGEHFTAHDLGAMAVILVGVVIITLAKARAGKQVQTAVAAPTEPAA encoded by the coding sequence ATGAGCACCGCTGCACCCACCGCCGCCCGCGCCGCTCCCGGCGGGCTGGCCGTCGCCTTTGCCCTGGCCTCGGTCTACATCCTCTGGGGCTCGACCTACCTCGCAATTCGTTTTGCGCTGGAAAGCTATCCGCCGTTCCTGCTCGGCGCCGGGCGCATGTTCCTGGCCGGCGCGATCATGTTCGCGGTGCTGCGCTGGCGCGGCGTGCCCATGCCGACCGGCAAGCAGTGGCGCACGCTGTGGGTCCTGTCGATCTGGATGGTGCTGCTGTCCAACGGCCTGGTGAACCTGGCCGAGACCGAAGTTGGCTCCGGCCTCGCGGCCATCGCCGTCGCTTCGATGCCGCTGTTCGCGGGCGTGTTCGCGATGCTGCGCGGCCGCCACCCCTCGAAGATCGAATGGGTCGGCCTGATCATCGGCTTCCTCGGCGTGCTCTGGCTCAATGCCGGTGGCGAGCTGTCGTCGTCAACGCTCGGCCTGGTGTGCCTGGTGATCGCGCCGATCGCGTGGGCCTGGGGCTCGATCTGGAGCCGCGACCAGGACCTGCCGCAACCGTTCATGTCGGCCGCCGGGCAGATGCTCACCGGCAGCGTGTGGATGCTGATCGCCGCCGTGCTGCATGGCGAGCGCATGACCGCGATGCCCAGCGCCAGCGCGACCACCGCGCTGCTGTACCTGGTCGTGGCCGGCTCGATCTTCGGCTTCACCGCCTACATCTGGCTGCTGCACCACGTGCGGCCGGCGCTGGCGACCAGCTACGCCTACGTCAACCCGCCGATCGCGGTGCTGTTCGGCGCGCTGATCGGCGGCGAGCACTTCACCGCGCATGACCTGGGCGCGATGGCGGTGATCCTGGTCGGCGTCGTCATCATCACGCTGGCGAAGGCGCGCGCTGGCAAGCAAGTGCAAACGGCGGTAGCTGCTCCGACCGAGCCCGCGGCATGA
- a CDS encoding Lrp/AsnC family transcriptional regulator, with product MAKTPAALDEFDHRLLELLQRDASATLTALGEAVGLSASAVQRRLTRYRKSGLLRQIAVLDPRQLGTTLATVLVAMERESAKLHAAFHARMRAAPEVQQCYTLAGEWDYLVILSTTGVAHCREVADRLFMDEGNIKRYETRMVFDVVKAGLHVPTRAPVRRRK from the coding sequence ATGGCCAAGACTCCCGCGGCACTCGACGAGTTCGACCACCGCCTGCTCGAGCTGCTCCAGCGCGATGCCTCGGCGACGCTGACCGCCCTGGGCGAGGCGGTCGGGCTGTCGGCCAGCGCCGTGCAGCGGCGGCTTACCCGCTATCGAAAGAGCGGATTGCTGCGGCAGATCGCGGTACTCGACCCCAGGCAGCTCGGGACGACGCTGGCGACCGTGCTGGTCGCGATGGAGCGCGAGTCGGCCAAGTTGCATGCCGCGTTCCATGCCCGCATGCGCGCCGCGCCGGAAGTGCAGCAGTGCTACACGCTGGCAGGCGAATGGGACTACCTGGTGATCCTGTCGACCACGGGCGTGGCGCACTGCCGCGAAGTGGCGGACCGGTTGTTCATGGACGAGGGCAACATCAAGCGCTATGAAACGCGGATGGTGTTCGACGTGGTGAAGGCGGGATTGCATGTGCCGACTCGGGCGCCGGTGCGGCGGCGCAAGTAG
- a CDS encoding methylated-DNA--[protein]-cysteine S-methyltransferase, whose protein sequence is MNTARQLRDKLDHARQLLDAGEPTLTDLAATVGLSASHLQRQFGARFGLSPAEYLAQRKLGTLKVALREGNDVSAALYDAGYGSPSRVYEGGAAKLGMTPARYRAGGAGEQIRWSIAATALGQALVATTERGVCMIELGEDADALEARLHEEFPQAQLERVDAGRDEFLAPRLHSVADALAGKQAQVPVDLIGTAFQKKVWDALMKIPRGETRSYAEVALAIGQPRATRAVASACAGNHLAIVVPCHRVIRGDGSLGGYRWGLPMKQKVLAREKAA, encoded by the coding sequence ATGAACACTGCCCGCCAACTCCGCGACAAGCTCGACCACGCCAGGCAACTGCTCGACGCCGGCGAGCCGACCCTGACCGACCTGGCTGCCACGGTCGGCCTGAGCGCCTCGCACCTGCAGCGCCAGTTCGGCGCGCGCTTCGGCCTCAGTCCGGCCGAATACCTGGCGCAGCGCAAGCTCGGCACGCTCAAGGTCGCACTGCGCGAAGGCAACGACGTCAGTGCCGCGCTGTACGACGCCGGCTACGGCTCACCCTCGCGCGTGTACGAAGGCGGCGCCGCCAAGCTGGGCATGACCCCCGCGCGCTATCGCGCCGGCGGCGCCGGCGAGCAGATCCGCTGGAGCATCGCCGCGACCGCGCTGGGGCAGGCCCTGGTGGCGACCACCGAACGCGGCGTGTGCATGATCGAACTGGGCGAGGATGCCGACGCGCTGGAAGCCCGCCTGCACGAGGAGTTTCCGCAGGCGCAGCTTGAGCGCGTCGATGCAGGTCGCGACGAGTTCCTCGCGCCGCGACTGCACTCGGTCGCCGACGCGCTGGCCGGCAAGCAGGCGCAGGTGCCGGTCGACCTGATCGGCACCGCGTTCCAGAAGAAGGTGTGGGACGCGCTGATGAAGATTCCGCGCGGCGAGACTCGCAGCTATGCCGAGGTCGCGCTTGCGATCGGGCAACCCCGCGCCACGCGCGCCGTCGCCAGCGCCTGTGCCGGCAATCACCTGGCGATCGTGGTGCCGTGCCATCGCGTGATTCGTGGCGATGGATCGCTGGGCGGCTATCGCTGGGGCCTGCCGATGAAGCAGAAGGTGTTGGCTCGCGAGAAGGCGGCGTAA
- a CDS encoding carboxy terminal-processing peptidase, whose product MNAKTTLFAFLLTTPLALLAQSSDSVDKKTTQVELPQHEKPSLIKSMEPSPLPRAPTADQTTAAKLVYGLLSDSRYAYRPVALDDTLSADIYKRYLESLDGGKQFLTAQDVAKFDVYKLKFDDAIKSGDLDPAYAIFATYKQRVDQRVTYARNLLKQDMFDFTGSDRYEYDREDAPWATDAAALDTLWKQSVRNDYLRLKLAGKKPDDIRKTLDKRYANMGKSIAELKGEDVFQTFLNSYANSVDPHTDYFTPKTADNFNVSMSLSLEGIGAVLQKQDDVVAIREIVPGGPAGKSNKLKPGDRVVGVGQGESGAMEDVIGWRIDDVVAKIRGAKGTKVRLDVIPAESTLDSQPQRIVLVRDKVRLEDQAAKSKVITIPAVNGAPQQRIGVIELPGFYQDFEGRRKNSADYASATRDVAKLLTKLREEKVEGVVLDLRNNGGGSLNEAIELTGLFIDRGPVVQVRESGGRVSVEGDSDSGIAWEGPLAVLINRGSASASEIFAGAIQDYGRGLVIGETSFGKGTVQNLVDLDRWPANEEARFGQVKLTIAQFFRVSGGSTQNKGVVPDISFPVSVDASEYGESTYDNALPWTRISAVPHTAYGNFAPLLPKLETLHGSRIAKDKEFQWWSDDVNEFREERAKKWVSLNEAERRSERDRDDNKRKQRQEERKALGLDLDPLADDYNDDGLSANERDIAKDAEREKLAENRPDPLLRESAAILADAVHLLNNDRQLSALVLPTATTAGHWAD is encoded by the coding sequence ATGAATGCCAAGACCACGTTATTCGCTTTCCTGCTGACCACACCGCTGGCATTGCTCGCGCAGTCCTCCGACAGCGTCGACAAGAAGACCACCCAGGTCGAGTTGCCGCAGCACGAGAAGCCGAGCCTGATCAAGTCGATGGAACCGTCGCCGCTGCCGCGCGCGCCGACCGCCGACCAGACCACCGCCGCCAAGCTCGTGTACGGGCTGCTCTCCGACAGCCGCTACGCCTATCGGCCGGTGGCGCTCGACGACACCCTGTCGGCCGACATCTACAAGCGTTACCTGGAGTCGCTCGACGGCGGCAAGCAGTTCCTGACCGCGCAGGACGTCGCCAAGTTCGACGTCTACAAGCTGAAGTTCGACGACGCCATCAAGAGTGGCGACCTCGACCCGGCCTACGCGATCTTCGCCACCTACAAGCAGCGCGTCGACCAGCGCGTGACCTATGCGCGCAACCTGCTCAAGCAGGACATGTTCGATTTCACCGGCAGCGACCGCTACGAGTACGACCGCGAGGACGCACCGTGGGCCACCGATGCCGCCGCGCTCGACACGCTGTGGAAGCAGTCGGTGCGCAATGACTACCTGCGCCTGAAGCTGGCCGGAAAGAAGCCCGACGACATCCGCAAGACGCTCGACAAGCGCTACGCCAACATGGGCAAGTCGATCGCCGAGCTGAAGGGCGAGGACGTCTTCCAGACCTTCCTCAACAGCTACGCCAATTCGGTCGATCCGCATACCGACTACTTCACCCCGAAGACCGCCGACAACTTCAACGTGTCGATGTCCCTGTCGCTCGAAGGCATCGGCGCGGTGCTGCAGAAGCAGGACGACGTGGTCGCGATCCGCGAGATCGTGCCCGGCGGCCCGGCCGGCAAGTCCAACAAGCTCAAGCCCGGTGACCGCGTGGTTGGCGTCGGCCAGGGCGAAAGCGGGGCGATGGAAGACGTGATCGGCTGGCGCATCGACGATGTCGTCGCCAAGATCCGCGGCGCCAAGGGCACCAAGGTGCGCCTGGACGTGATCCCGGCAGAGTCCACCCTCGACAGCCAGCCGCAGCGCATCGTGCTGGTGCGTGACAAGGTGCGCCTGGAAGACCAGGCCGCCAAGTCGAAGGTCATCACCATTCCCGCCGTCAACGGCGCGCCGCAGCAGCGCATCGGCGTGATCGAGCTGCCCGGCTTCTACCAGGACTTCGAAGGCCGCCGCAAGAACAGCGCCGACTACGCCTCGGCCACGCGTGACGTCGCCAAGCTGCTGACCAAGCTGCGCGAGGAGAAGGTCGAAGGCGTCGTGCTCGACCTGCGCAACAACGGTGGCGGCTCGCTCAACGAAGCCATCGAACTGACCGGTCTGTTCATCGACCGTGGCCCGGTCGTGCAGGTGCGCGAATCCGGCGGCCGCGTCAGCGTCGAAGGCGACAGCGACAGCGGCATTGCCTGGGAAGGTCCGCTCGCGGTGCTGATCAACCGTGGCTCGGCCTCGGCGTCGGAGATCTTCGCCGGCGCGATCCAGGACTACGGTCGTGGCCTGGTCATCGGCGAAACCAGCTTCGGCAAGGGCACGGTGCAGAACCTGGTCGACCTCGACCGCTGGCCGGCCAACGAGGAAGCGCGCTTTGGCCAGGTCAAGCTGACCATCGCCCAGTTCTTCCGCGTCAGCGGTGGTTCGACGCAGAACAAGGGCGTTGTGCCGGACATCTCGTTCCCGGTGTCGGTCGACGCCAGCGAGTACGGCGAAAGCACCTACGACAACGCGCTGCCGTGGACCCGCATCTCGGCGGTGCCGCACACCGCCTACGGCAACTTCGCACCGCTCCTGCCCAAGCTGGAGACCTTGCACGGCTCGCGCATCGCCAAGGACAAGGAGTTCCAGTGGTGGTCGGACGACGTCAACGAGTTCCGCGAGGAGCGCGCCAAGAAGTGGGTGAGCCTCAACGAGGCCGAGCGCCGCAGCGAGCGTGACCGCGACGACAACAAGCGCAAGCAGCGACAGGAAGAGCGCAAGGCGCTGGGCCTGGACTTGGATCCGCTGGCCGACGACTACAACGACGACGGCCTGTCGGCGAACGAGCGCGACATCGCCAAGGATGCCGAGCGCGAGAAGCTGGCCGAAAACCGTCCGGACCCGCTGCTGCGCGAATCGGCGGCAATCCTGGCCGACGCGGTGCACCTGCTCAACAACGATCGCCAGCTCTCGGCGCTGGTGCTGCCGACGGCGACGACGGCGGGGCACTGGGCGGACTGA
- the lipA gene encoding lipoyl synthase has product MTDSTAKSIPLAMVGGTAVPETLQPGVKQVAGDKIARSPVQFADAPVLRKPSWIRVRIPSGNSVQQLKAKLRENRLVTVCEEASCPNIHECFSHGTATFMILGEVCTRRCSFCDVAHGRPKPPDAGEPLSLATTVADMGLKYVVVTSVDRDDLRDGGAQHFVDCIAAIREHSPKTRIEVLTPDFRGKGRMERALEILATNPPDVFNHNVETVPDLYRNVRPGADYQWSLTLLQKFKAQHPNVATKSGIMLGLGETMDQVQATLRDLRAHDVDMITIGQYLQPSAHHHPVLRYWTPEEFKELEVYGMALGFTHVASGPLVRSSYHADRSAIEAGVVAAN; this is encoded by the coding sequence ATGACCGACTCCACTGCCAAGTCCATCCCGCTCGCCATGGTCGGCGGCACTGCCGTGCCCGAGACCCTGCAACCGGGAGTGAAGCAGGTGGCGGGCGACAAGATCGCGCGCTCGCCGGTGCAGTTCGCCGATGCGCCGGTGCTGCGCAAGCCGTCATGGATCCGAGTGCGCATCCCGTCGGGCAACTCGGTGCAGCAGCTCAAGGCCAAGCTGCGCGAGAACCGCCTGGTGACGGTGTGCGAGGAAGCCAGCTGCCCGAACATCCACGAGTGCTTCAGCCACGGCACCGCGACCTTCATGATCCTCGGCGAGGTCTGCACCCGCCGCTGCAGCTTCTGCGACGTCGCCCACGGCCGGCCGAAGCCGCCCGATGCCGGCGAGCCGCTGAGCCTGGCGACGACCGTCGCCGACATGGGCCTGAAGTACGTCGTGGTCACCAGCGTCGACCGCGATGACCTGCGCGACGGCGGTGCCCAGCACTTCGTCGACTGCATCGCGGCGATCCGCGAGCACAGCCCGAAGACCCGGATCGAGGTGCTCACGCCCGACTTCCGCGGCAAGGGCCGCATGGAGCGCGCGCTGGAGATCCTCGCGACGAATCCGCCGGACGTGTTCAACCACAACGTCGAGACCGTGCCGGACCTGTACCGCAACGTCCGCCCCGGCGCCGACTACCAGTGGTCGCTGACCCTGCTGCAGAAGTTCAAGGCGCAGCACCCGAACGTGGCCACCAAGAGCGGCATCATGCTCGGCCTGGGCGAGACCATGGACCAGGTGCAGGCCACCCTGCGCGACCTGCGCGCGCATGACGTCGACATGATCACCATCGGCCAGTACCTGCAGCCCAGTGCCCACCACCATCCGGTGCTGCGCTACTGGACGCCGGAAGAGTTCAAGGAACTCGAGGTCTACGGCATGGCGCTGGGCTTCACCCACGTCGCCTCCGGCCCGCTGGTACGCTCGTCCTATCACGCCGACCGTTCGGCGATCGAAGCCGGCGTCGTCGCGGCCAACTGA
- the lipB gene encoding lipoyl(octanoyl) transferase LipB: MPAALMRDLGRRAYEPVWRAMQAFTDERSADTPDELWLVEHDPVFTLGQAGKDEHVLFAGDIPVLHVDRGGEVTYHGPGQIVLYPLLDLKRLKVGVKEYVHRIEQAMIDTLADWNIHAERREGAPGVYVNGAKIGALGIRVRRGCTFHGLAFNIAMDLEPFARINPCGYQGLKVTSMLDLGGPSGLDAVKPVLIGHVARQFGLQVEPAAPSP, from the coding sequence ATGCCTGCGGCCCTGATGAGGGATCTGGGTCGGCGCGCCTACGAGCCCGTCTGGCGCGCCATGCAGGCCTTCACCGACGAGCGCAGCGCCGACACACCCGACGAGCTGTGGCTGGTCGAGCACGATCCGGTGTTCACCCTTGGCCAGGCCGGCAAGGACGAGCACGTGCTGTTCGCCGGCGACATCCCGGTGCTGCACGTCGATCGCGGCGGCGAGGTGACCTACCACGGCCCCGGCCAGATCGTCCTGTACCCGCTGCTGGACCTGAAGCGGCTCAAGGTCGGCGTCAAGGAATACGTCCACCGGATCGAGCAGGCGATGATCGACACCCTGGCCGACTGGAACATCCACGCCGAGCGCCGCGAAGGCGCCCCGGGCGTGTACGTGAACGGGGCCAAGATCGGCGCGCTCGGCATCCGTGTCCGCCGCGGCTGCACCTTCCACGGCCTGGCCTTCAACATCGCCATGGACTTGGAACCCTTCGCGCGCATCAACCCGTGCGGCTACCAGGGGCTGAAAGTGACCTCGATGCTAGACTTGGGCGGCCCTTCGGGGCTGGACGCAGTCAAGCCGGTGCTCATCGGCCACGTCGCCCGCCAGTTCGGCCTGCAGGTCGAGCCCGCCGCTCCATCACCGTGA
- a CDS encoding DUF493 family protein, translating to MEIKSDNPDHGFQFPGTFELSAMGAAEKDLETVLPTLLLDAGIEVVNESVSWKHSSNGRFVSVRISFRAESREQYDLAHAVLREHPEVKWTL from the coding sequence ATGGAAATCAAATCCGACAACCCCGACCACGGCTTCCAGTTCCCCGGCACCTTCGAGCTCAGCGCCATGGGCGCGGCCGAGAAGGACCTGGAGACGGTGCTGCCGACGTTGCTGCTGGACGCCGGGATAGAAGTCGTCAACGAATCGGTCAGCTGGAAGCACTCCAGCAACGGCCGCTTCGTGTCGGTGCGCATCAGCTTCCGCGCCGAGAGCCGCGAGCAGTACGACCTGGCCCATGCGGTGCTGCGGGAGCATCCGGAAGTGAAGTGGACGCTCTGA
- a CDS encoding D-alanyl-D-alanine carboxypeptidase family protein, whose protein sequence is MKVPALARAAALAAVTTLVTGLAIAQAPSPQPAAPALPAASDSLPVPPPPQITASAWVLMDAASGNILAGENYDQRVEPASITKVMTSYVIAAELAAGKVKDTDQVMMSENAWRTGGAGTDGSYSGFEVNKTAPLVQMEKGMVVQSGNDAAIALAEHVAGSTDAFAALMNQYAARIGMKGSHFVNPHGLSAEGHYSTAHDLALLGRALIHDYPVAYSYNKIKEFTVGPITQPNRNLLLWRDPSVDGIKTGHHSGAGYCLMASAMRGDQRLISVVMGSSSENQRAVDSQALLNWGFRFFETHKLYDVGKQIAKQKVWKGAADEVQLGVAEPLLVTVPRGKYNQLKPMMDVPKTLVAPIAKGQKIGTVKVMLDGKVISQRPLVAINAVEQGGFFKRLWDELWMWWESE, encoded by the coding sequence ATGAAAGTACCCGCTCTTGCCAGAGCCGCCGCACTGGCCGCGGTCACCACGCTGGTGACCGGCCTGGCCATCGCCCAGGCGCCGTCGCCGCAGCCCGCCGCACCCGCGCTGCCGGCCGCCAGCGATTCGCTGCCGGTTCCGCCGCCGCCGCAGATCACCGCCAGCGCGTGGGTGCTGATGGACGCCGCCAGCGGCAACATCCTGGCCGGCGAGAACTACGACCAGCGCGTCGAGCCGGCCAGCATCACCAAGGTCATGACCAGTTATGTCATTGCCGCCGAACTCGCCGCCGGCAAGGTCAAGGACACCGACCAGGTGATGATGAGCGAAAACGCCTGGCGCACCGGTGGCGCCGGCACCGACGGCAGCTACTCCGGCTTCGAGGTCAACAAGACCGCGCCGCTGGTGCAGATGGAAAAGGGCATGGTGGTGCAGTCCGGCAACGATGCCGCGATCGCCCTGGCCGAACACGTCGCCGGCTCGACCGACGCCTTCGCCGCGCTGATGAACCAGTACGCCGCGCGCATCGGCATGAAGGGCTCGCACTTCGTCAATCCGCACGGCCTGTCGGCCGAAGGCCATTACTCGACCGCGCACGACCTGGCCCTGCTCGGTCGCGCCCTGATCCACGATTACCCGGTCGCGTACTCGTACAACAAGATCAAGGAATTCACGGTCGGTCCGATCACCCAGCCCAACCGCAACCTGCTGCTGTGGCGTGATCCGTCGGTCGACGGCATCAAGACCGGCCACCACTCCGGCGCCGGCTACTGCCTGATGGCCTCGGCCATGCGTGGCGACCAGCGCCTGATCTCGGTGGTGATGGGTTCGAGCAGCGAGAACCAGCGCGCCGTCGATTCGCAGGCGTTGTTGAACTGGGGCTTCCGCTTCTTCGAGACGCACAAGCTCTACGACGTCGGCAAGCAGATCGCCAAGCAGAAGGTGTGGAAGGGCGCAGCCGACGAAGTCCAGCTCGGCGTCGCCGAGCCGCTGCTGGTGACCGTGCCGCGCGGCAAGTACAACCAGCTCAAGCCGATGATGGACGTGCCCAAGACCCTGGTCGCACCGATCGCCAAGGGCCAGAAGATCGGCACGGTGAAGGTGATGCTGGACGGCAAGGTGATCTCGCAGCGTCCGCTGGTGGCGATCAACGCCGTCGAGCAGGGTGGCTTCTTCAAGCGCCTGTGGGACGAGTTGTGGATGTGGTGGGAGTCGGAGTGA